In Marinobacter sp. LQ44, the following are encoded in one genomic region:
- a CDS encoding DnaJ domain-containing protein → MPLTLLVIVLTVVAWVWLRSQPASQRKPAIIKLALFAGTGLVLVMAVTGRLHFLFALLAFLYPLLRRVLPSILTGNLPGGGQAKTGNQSRVASDILEMSLDHDSGTMSGKVLKGPMAGRALSDLSESEFLELLQYCRMEDEDSARLLETYLDRRFGDSWRADDQGDTAGGASGQQSRAGGPLTEAEALDILGLQPGASEEEIVQAHRRMMQKMHPDRGGSNYLAARINEAKERLLS, encoded by the coding sequence GTGCCACTAACGCTGTTGGTTATTGTGTTAACGGTTGTTGCGTGGGTCTGGCTGCGCAGCCAGCCGGCCAGTCAACGCAAACCGGCGATTATCAAACTGGCTTTGTTTGCGGGTACCGGTTTGGTGCTGGTGATGGCAGTGACCGGCCGGCTGCATTTTCTGTTCGCGTTATTGGCGTTTCTTTACCCGCTGTTGCGCAGGGTGTTGCCGTCAATACTGACTGGGAACCTACCGGGCGGTGGCCAGGCGAAAACGGGTAATCAATCCCGGGTCGCCAGCGATATCCTGGAAATGAGCCTGGACCACGATTCCGGAACCATGAGCGGCAAGGTTCTGAAAGGCCCAATGGCCGGGCGAGCGTTGTCGGATCTGAGCGAGAGCGAATTTCTTGAGCTTCTGCAGTACTGTCGTATGGAAGACGAAGACTCTGCCCGCTTGCTGGAAACCTATCTGGACCGCCGGTTTGGTGATTCCTGGCGCGCGGATGATCAGGGCGATACCGCTGGCGGTGCCTCCGGCCAGCAGTCACGGGCGGGCGGCCCGCTTACCGAGGCCGAAGCGCTGGATATCCTTGGCCTGCAACCCGGCGCCAGCGAGGAAGAGATTGTTCAGGCCCATCGCCGGATGATGCAGAAAATGCATCCGGACCGTGGCGGTAGTAATTATCTGGCGGCACGTATCAATGAGGCGAAGGAGCGGCTCTTGAGTTGA
- a CDS encoding PBPRA1643 family SWIM/SEC-C metal-binding motif protein: MSDKFFYKGRQDARQHHTDYGGFKTKASQKSGSKKFPLTLVVTSEARKQEIEAQVAEAGLHANITVDDREGAVESIAELTVLLNKVATVVTTKTPSRNDPCSCGSGLKFKKCCG; encoded by the coding sequence ATGTCAGACAAGTTCTTTTATAAAGGCCGGCAGGATGCTCGTCAGCATCACACCGATTACGGCGGGTTCAAGACCAAGGCCAGTCAGAAAAGCGGCAGCAAGAAATTTCCGCTAACGCTGGTGGTCACCAGTGAGGCACGCAAGCAAGAGATCGAAGCCCAGGTGGCCGAGGCCGGGCTACACGCCAACATTACGGTAGACGACCGCGAGGGTGCGGTTGAATCCATCGCCGAGCTGACGGTACTTCTGAACAAGGTTGCGACGGTCGTCACCACGAAAACGCCGTCTCGTAACGACCCGTGCAGTTGCGGTAGTGGCTTGAAGTTCAAAAAGTGCTGTGGCTGA
- a CDS encoding DUF4112 domain-containing protein encodes MAKQPTEAQQRATLKRLDRFSRLMDSSIGIPFTRFKFGVEAVIGLVPVVGDFVGLVLSSYVLIEAHRVGASKSVKRRMRRNMIIDFVGGLLPVVGDAFDAIYKANTRNTALLRTYLEQQLAVEPTPPPFPWKTLIGLSILLALFTGGLTLIL; translated from the coding sequence ATGGCGAAGCAACCCACTGAAGCCCAGCAGCGGGCTACGTTGAAGCGGCTGGATAGGTTCAGCCGTTTGATGGACAGCAGCATTGGCATTCCCTTTACCCGCTTCAAGTTTGGCGTCGAAGCCGTGATTGGGCTGGTGCCGGTGGTGGGAGACTTCGTAGGCTTGGTGTTGTCGAGTTATGTCCTGATCGAAGCGCATCGGGTTGGCGCAAGCAAATCCGTAAAGCGACGCATGCGGCGCAATATGATTATCGATTTTGTGGGTGGTTTGTTACCGGTGGTGGGGGATGCTTTCGATGCCATCTACAAAGCCAATACCCGTAACACCGCATTACTGAGAACGTACCTGGAGCAACAGTTGGCCGTTGAGCCAACACCACCGCCATTCCCCTGGAAGACGCTGATAGGGTTGTCGATTCTGCTCGCGCTGTTTACCGGCGGGTTGACGTTGATACTCTGA
- a CDS encoding DUF2750 domain-containing protein — protein sequence MSDNPLAQILEMDGEERYDYFLDAVADEREIWILINADNQFLKIVSEEDGVGYLPVWPGTEFAADYAKDSGDLSPKAVSLPDFFKKWVPGLTRDGLEVGVFPGGEGELWITPAEELKRDLQEVMSSSF from the coding sequence ATGAGCGATAACCCCTTGGCCCAGATTCTTGAGATGGATGGCGAGGAACGGTATGACTACTTTCTGGATGCCGTTGCCGACGAGCGCGAAATCTGGATTCTGATCAATGCCGATAACCAGTTTCTGAAAATTGTTTCGGAAGAGGACGGTGTAGGGTATCTACCGGTTTGGCCGGGAACTGAGTTTGCGGCGGATTACGCCAAGGATTCCGGCGACCTCTCACCGAAGGCGGTTTCTCTGCCGGACTTCTTCAAGAAGTGGGTGCCAGGTTTAACCCGGGACGGCTTGGAAGTGGGTGTCTTCCCCGGTGGTGAGGGTGAGTTATGGATTACCCCTGCGGAAGAACTCAAGCGTGACCTGCAAGAGGTGATGTCCAGCTCATTCTAG
- a CDS encoding DUF3010 family protein — protein MIICGVELTASDAVLCLLKLDRGLISLPECKVRKLSLVKNHTREDLKQFQAAFAELMAEHEVTRVAIKERMPKGKFAGGAISFKLEATIQLIADPDLDVRLLPPALIKSTLAANPLPIHFEATGLKAFQETAFTAAYVGLMAK, from the coding sequence ATGATTATTTGTGGCGTTGAACTTACCGCGAGCGACGCAGTGCTGTGTTTGCTGAAACTGGATCGGGGGCTGATCAGCTTGCCGGAATGCAAGGTGCGCAAGCTATCGCTGGTTAAAAACCACACCCGCGAAGACCTGAAGCAGTTCCAGGCGGCGTTCGCGGAACTGATGGCAGAGCACGAGGTAACCCGTGTCGCGATCAAGGAGCGCATGCCCAAAGGCAAGTTTGCCGGCGGAGCCATCAGCTTCAAACTGGAGGCGACGATACAGCTGATTGCCGACCCGGATCTGGATGTCAGGTTGCTGCCTCCTGCTCTGATCAAATCTACGCTGGCCGCCAACCCGCTGCCCATTCATTTTGAAGCGACCGGTTTGAAAGCCTTCCAGGAAACCGCCTTCACCGCAGCCTATGTTGGATTGATGGCGAAGTAA